In Deinococcus sp. QL22, the following are encoded in one genomic region:
- a CDS encoding thioesterase family protein: MTAEQTQTKQHSHTGHSDTGQSHTGRGDPFSQPSGLAPDWARAHRAGIQMRYGDIDTMGHLNNAVYVQYLETSRILLMRDLGVPDDEDRSVIARLELDYQREIRLGQDVFVETLVERLGNTSWTLLSRVTADGVPCTYARTVQVRVDAALKPTPLPAVLREQLQTLLAFSPDIQP, encoded by the coding sequence ATGACGGCCGAACAGACCCAGACCAAGCAGCACAGCCACACCGGGCACAGCGATACTGGGCAAAGCCATACTGGGCGCGGTGATCCCTTTTCGCAGCCCAGTGGCCTGGCCCCCGATTGGGCGCGGGCGCACCGGGCCGGAATCCAGATGCGCTACGGCGACATAGACACGATGGGTCACCTGAACAACGCCGTGTACGTGCAGTACCTGGAGACCTCGCGCATTCTCCTGATGCGTGATCTGGGCGTGCCTGACGATGAAGACCGCTCGGTGATCGCGCGGCTGGAACTGGACTACCAACGCGAAATTCGGCTGGGGCAAGACGTTTTTGTGGAAACGCTGGTAGAGCGGCTGGGGAATACGTCGTGGACGCTGCTGTCCCGCGTAACCGCCGACGGCGTGCCCTGCACCTACGCCCGCACGGTACAGGTGCGGGTAGACGCGGCGCTGAAGCCCACGCCGCTGCCCGCCGTGCTGCGCGAACAACTCCAGACCCTGTTGGCCTTTAGCCCGGACATTCAGCCATGA
- a CDS encoding folate-binding protein YgfZ — protein sequence MWTSLPSGGLRITGADRVDFVQGQMTGDLRGAPTPGLVACAFLNVRGQIETFARAYRRTDDVYLHVDADEAEALAARLKRYIIFDQVEVKDVSDDLRCVHVWPGASVPGWNAEGPDVQTFDLGGGVVLVGRVNRTGTAGLDLHYLTRHETAVLVALEGEETPLATLDAARIAAGIPDIARDDFAGTLPQEVGLDIGGPLPAISYRKGCYVGQEIMARLEARGNTRYHLARLSGAGLTRGADILHGGKVVGQTGLNSGGFSLVRLRKEVADGAEVEVGGLPATVHLLNVPHTT from the coding sequence ATGTGGACTTCACTTCCTTCAGGCGGGCTGCGGATTACCGGGGCAGACCGGGTTGATTTTGTACAGGGCCAGATGACTGGCGACCTGCGCGGCGCACCCACGCCGGGGCTGGTGGCCTGCGCCTTTCTGAACGTGCGCGGCCAGATCGAAACCTTTGCACGGGCCTACCGCCGCACCGACGACGTGTACCTGCACGTAGACGCAGACGAGGCCGAAGCTTTGGCCGCCCGCCTGAAGCGGTACATCATCTTCGATCAGGTGGAAGTGAAGGACGTGTCGGACGACCTGCGCTGCGTGCATGTGTGGCCGGGGGCCAGCGTGCCGGGCTGGAACGCTGAAGGGCCGGACGTGCAGACGTTTGATTTGGGCGGCGGCGTAGTTTTGGTGGGACGCGTGAACCGCACGGGTACGGCGGGCCTTGATTTACATTACCTTACACGGCACGAGACGGCAGTGCTGGTTGCGCTGGAAGGCGAGGAAACCCCATTGGCCACACTGGACGCCGCCCGGATCGCCGCAGGCATTCCCGACATTGCCCGCGACGACTTTGCGGGCACGCTGCCCCAGGAAGTCGGGCTGGACATCGGCGGCCCGCTGCCGGCCATCAGCTACCGCAAAGGCTGCTATGTGGGGCAAGAGATCATGGCCCGGCTGGAAGCACGCGGCAACACGCGCTACCACCTGGCGCGACTGTCCGGGGCTGGCCTGACACGCGGCGCAGACATCTTGCACGGCGGCAAAGTGGTGGGACAAACGGGCCTGAACTCGGGCGGATTTAGCTTGGTGCGGCTGCGAAAAGAAGTGGCAGACGGTGCAGAGGTGGAAGTGGGCGGCCTCCCTGCCACCGTGCATCTCCTCAACGTGCCGCACACGACCTGA
- a CDS encoding cell division protein FtsB: MDAAPPPTPPSPAPEQLGPEPFVPTLKGGSTAQDTASTPTPPRRRTLAARWRSVQRLPVTLMLASLLAGLGIVQLSFQLGLIAYRTTTWTQETNATQSRVQGLERDVRVLQDAERAASDPVYLEQLARCQGFVGAKETVVVSPAAPSTPSENCTARRLP, from the coding sequence ATGGACGCCGCGCCGCCCCCCACGCCCCCCTCACCCGCGCCGGAACAGCTGGGGCCTGAGCCGTTCGTGCCCACGCTGAAGGGCGGCAGCACCGCGCAGGACACCGCCAGCACGCCCACGCCGCCGCGCCGCCGCACGCTGGCTGCCCGCTGGCGCTCTGTGCAGCGCTTGCCCGTTACGCTCATGCTGGCAAGCTTGCTGGCGGGCCTCGGCATCGTGCAACTCAGCTTCCAGTTGGGCCTGATCGCATACCGCACCACCACCTGGACGCAGGAAACCAATGCCACCCAGAGCCGCGTGCAAGGCCTGGAACGGGACGTCAGGGTGCTGCAAGACGCCGAACGTGCGGCCAGCGATCCCGTTTACCTGGAGCAGTTGGCCCGCTGTCAGGGCTTTGTGGGGGCCAAAGAAACCGTGGTCGTTTCCCCCGCTGCACCTAGCACCCCCAGCGAAAACTGCACGGCACGCCGCCTGCCCTGA
- a CDS encoding bifunctional precorrin-2 dehydrogenase/sirohydrochlorin ferrochelatase — protein MSVLLPVFLDLHGESALVVGGGAVALRRVATLLEAGLSVTVVAPELHPDLAALRVQTAQRAYRSGDVLGQRIVVAATDSSAVNDAVTADARAAGALVNHAGHAGQGSLRFAATTTRAGVQVAVSSGRELPMLTQALTERIAEVLPTQAQLDGWTAQREGALGLQAGEKAAALAALRADIRAGLGLSESGDQKVNLKAQAQPFSPLSGGAA, from the coding sequence GTGAGTGTGCTGCTGCCTGTGTTCCTAGACCTGCATGGAGAATCTGCCCTGGTGGTGGGCGGCGGCGCGGTGGCTCTGCGCCGGGTGGCAACTTTGTTGGAAGCGGGCCTGAGTGTGACCGTAGTTGCGCCCGAACTGCACCCCGATCTGGCCGCCTTGCGCGTGCAAACCGCGCAACGCGCCTACCGCAGCGGCGACGTGTTGGGCCAGCGAATCGTGGTGGCTGCCACCGACAGCTCTGCCGTGAACGACGCCGTGACCGCCGATGCACGGGCCGCAGGCGCACTGGTGAACCATGCGGGCCACGCGGGGCAGGGTTCGCTGAGGTTTGCGGCCACCACCACGCGGGCAGGCGTGCAGGTGGCCGTTTCCAGCGGGCGCGAATTGCCGATGCTGACGCAAGCCCTGACCGAACGAATCGCGGAGGTGTTGCCTACGCAGGCGCAACTGGACGGCTGGACGGCGCAGAGGGAAGGGGCGCTGGGACTGCAAGCAGGCGAGAAAGCCGCCGCCCTCGCCGCGTTACGGGCCGATATTCGCGCCGGGTTGGGCCTCTCAGAATCAGGAGATCAGAAGGTGAACCTCAAGGCACAAGCACAGCCCTTCAGCCCTCTGTCCGGGGGAGCCGCATGA
- a CDS encoding aminopeptidase gives MTNSISSPSSALTFKDKLQNYARLAVRVGLGIRPGQRVLVQAPVDTAPLARLLVREAYAAGASFVDVRWDDDDVVLARFELAPEGTFETISKWRVNAETEVAEAGGAVIAIRAANPGLLANVDAARVTAHARALAAYRKPYTAQVMTNRLNWNLISAPIAGWAQVMFPDASAEEAISKQWDAIFAATRADQPDPVALWQTHLADLKRRRDTLTARQYHALHFRSGETDLTVGLADGHIWGGGSADTPGGITFTANIPTEEVWTAPHRERVDGMVVSTKPLSYNGVLVDGIRIRFEGGRVVEATATQGQDALTQMIATDEGSHRLGEVALVPHSSPISRSGLFFFNTLYDENAASHIAIGTAYRFNVAGGVDMTLEDFNAAGGNDSLVHVDWMIGSPDMDVDGLSASGEREAVMRAGEFVI, from the coding sequence ATGACCAATTCAATTAGCAGCCCCAGCAGCGCCCTGACCTTTAAAGACAAGTTGCAGAACTACGCTCGGCTGGCCGTTCGTGTCGGACTGGGCATTCGCCCCGGCCAGCGCGTGCTGGTGCAGGCTCCAGTCGATACGGCTCCGCTGGCCCGTTTGCTGGTGCGCGAGGCCTACGCTGCGGGTGCGAGCTTCGTAGACGTGCGCTGGGACGATGACGACGTGGTGCTGGCCCGTTTCGAGCTGGCCCCAGAAGGCACCTTCGAAACCATCAGCAAGTGGCGCGTGAATGCCGAAACAGAGGTGGCCGAAGCAGGCGGCGCGGTCATTGCGATTCGGGCGGCCAATCCGGGGCTGCTGGCGAACGTAGACGCGGCCCGCGTGACGGCCCATGCGCGGGCGCTGGCCGCCTACCGCAAGCCCTACACGGCGCAGGTCATGACCAACCGCCTGAACTGGAACCTGATCAGCGCCCCGATTGCGGGCTGGGCACAGGTCATGTTCCCCGACGCCAGCGCTGAAGAAGCCATTTCCAAGCAGTGGGACGCTATTTTTGCCGCCACCCGCGCCGATCAGCCCGACCCGGTGGCGCTGTGGCAAACGCACCTGGCTGACCTGAAGCGCCGCCGCGACACCCTGACGGCCAGGCAGTACCACGCCCTGCACTTCAGAAGTGGCGAAACCGATCTCACGGTGGGCCTCGCCGACGGCCATATCTGGGGCGGCGGCTCGGCAGACACGCCCGGCGGCATCACCTTTACGGCCAACATTCCCACCGAGGAAGTCTGGACTGCGCCGCACCGCGAACGTGTAGACGGCATGGTGGTCAGCACCAAACCGCTGTCTTATAACGGCGTGCTGGTCGATGGAATCCGCATTCGCTTTGAGGGCGGGCGCGTCGTGGAGGCCACCGCCACCCAGGGCCAGGACGCCCTGACCCAGATGATCGCCACCGACGAGGGCAGCCACCGCCTCGGAGAAGTCGCGCTGGTGCCGCATTCCAGCCCGATCAGCCGTTCGGGGCTATTTTTCTTCAACACCCTGTACGACGAGAACGCCGCGTCGCACATTGCCATTGGCACCGCCTACCGCTTCAACGTGGCGGGCGGTGTAGATATGACCCTGGAAGACTTCAACGCGGCGGGCGGCAACGATAGCCTCGTGCATGTGGACTGGATGATCGGCAGCCCGGATATGGATGTAGACGGTCTGAGCGCGTCGGGCGAGCGGGAAGCCGTGATGCGGGCGGGCGAATTTGTGATTTGA
- a CDS encoding ROK family protein, with amino-acid sequence MTTEQVSIGVDVGGTKIATGVLRGDQLLSRHVQPTPETGWEAVLDAIATQVQDLQTAHPDARLVGVGIPGPLNADRTRVKFAPNIYGFTDVPMVDGLRDRLGQRIILENDAKAAALAEAHMGAARGTESSIYVTVSTGIGAGIVLNGRIWRGRHGIAGEIGHITAMPGGPVSGAGLDGALEAVASGTAIARDASYALNRDVSTAEAFTLAEQGHPAARRIIGQALRHIGIALADLQKTIDPEVFVVGGGVASVGDYFFQGVQRAADEYAAGFAPVTIRRAQLGPDAGVIGAALAARHG; translated from the coding sequence ATGACCACAGAACAAGTCAGTATCGGCGTAGATGTCGGCGGCACCAAAATTGCGACGGGCGTGCTGCGCGGCGATCAACTCCTGAGCCGCCATGTGCAGCCCACGCCCGAAACCGGCTGGGAAGCGGTGCTAGACGCCATTGCTACCCAAGTGCAGGACTTGCAGACGGCGCACCCCGACGCCCGCTTGGTGGGTGTGGGTATTCCCGGCCCGCTGAATGCTGACCGCACCCGCGTCAAATTCGCGCCCAATATCTACGGCTTTACCGATGTGCCGATGGTCGACGGCCTGCGAGACCGCCTCGGCCAGCGCATCATTCTGGAAAACGACGCCAAAGCCGCCGCCCTGGCCGAAGCCCACATGGGTGCGGCGCGGGGTACCGAAAGCAGCATCTACGTGACGGTCAGCACGGGCATCGGCGCGGGCATCGTGCTGAATGGCCGGATCTGGCGCGGACGGCACGGCATAGCGGGCGAAATCGGGCACATCACGGCCATGCCCGGCGGCCCGGTCAGTGGCGCGGGTCTGGATGGGGCGCTGGAAGCCGTTGCCAGTGGTACCGCCATTGCCCGCGACGCCAGTTACGCCCTGAACCGCGACGTGTCTACCGCCGAGGCCTTTACGCTGGCCGAGCAGGGCCACCCCGCCGCCCGCCGCATCATCGGTCAGGCGCTCCGGCACATCGGGATTGCGCTGGCGGACCTGCAAAAAACCATAGACCCGGAAGTGTTCGTGGTGGGCGGCGGCGTCGCCAGCGTCGGAGATTACTTCTTTCAGGGCGTGCAGCGGGCCGCCGACGAGTACGCCGCCGGATTCGCTCCCGTGACCATCCGCCGCGCCCAACTGGGGCCAGATGCAGGCGTGATCGGGGCAGCGTTGGCAGCGCGGCACGGGTAA
- a CDS encoding NAD(P)/FAD-dependent oxidoreductase, with translation MTTHTDIAILGAGFAGLGMAIRLKQSGVEDFVVFERAHEVGGTWRDNTYPGCACDIKSDLYSFSFAPNPDWTHKYARQAEILAYLKATTDRFGVRSHIRFGHEMQRAEWDAGAALWCIQTSEGAYTARVLISGHGPLIQLKWPDIPGLEGFGGQKFHSARWDHRVDLTGKRVAVIGTGASAIQFVPEVQKVAGQLTVFQRTAPWVMPRMDHPTSEG, from the coding sequence ATGACCACCCACACAGACATCGCCATTCTCGGCGCGGGCTTTGCCGGACTGGGCATGGCGATCAGGCTCAAGCAGAGCGGCGTAGAGGATTTTGTGGTGTTCGAGCGTGCCCATGAGGTCGGCGGCACCTGGCGCGACAACACCTATCCGGGCTGCGCCTGCGACATCAAGAGCGACCTGTATTCCTTCTCGTTCGCCCCCAATCCCGATTGGACGCACAAATACGCCCGTCAGGCGGAAATCCTCGCCTACCTGAAGGCCACCACCGACCGCTTCGGGGTGCGCTCCCATATCCGTTTCGGGCACGAGATGCAGCGGGCAGAGTGGGACGCGGGCGCGGCGCTGTGGTGCATCCAGACCAGTGAGGGAGCCTATACCGCCCGCGTGCTGATTTCCGGGCACGGCCCGCTGATTCAACTCAAATGGCCTGACATTCCCGGCTTGGAGGGCTTTGGGGGCCAGAAGTTCCATTCGGCCCGCTGGGATCATAGGGTTGACCTGACGGGAAAGCGGGTCGCGGTGATCGGCACGGGCGCGTCGGCCATCCAGTTCGTGCCGGAAGTGCAGAAGGTGGCGGGGCAGCTCACGGTGTTCCAGCGCACCGCGCCCTGGGTGATGCCGCGCATGGATCACCCCACCAGCGAGGGCTGA
- a CDS encoding AIM24 family protein: MSYRIKISEESYGGLKAELYAICRVTDQLVQSPEPHFREIYADTGQRQVKFTLNNDSVTLEPGILSYAQGRLSFSVVQQQQGGFLSRAVRGAGSGESAFGTRVSGTGEVWTEPTHKHFIFATMEGQDSMLIDDRAYYAAQGSLKLSTHTHKKVQGAMSGNGLMQPRLDGEGLFVIECPVSVHEVEVLDVQAGETVTVDGDMMLMYTGTMNPQLGALVKGLRNAARSGEGFVYTLQGPGQVFLTPTHISAGSLA, encoded by the coding sequence GTGAGCTACCGCATCAAGATCAGTGAGGAGAGTTACGGGGGGCTGAAGGCCGAGCTGTACGCCATATGCCGCGTCACCGATCAACTCGTGCAGAGTCCGGAACCGCACTTCCGCGAAATCTATGCCGACACGGGGCAGCGACAGGTCAAATTTACGCTGAACAACGACAGTGTGACGCTGGAACCGGGCATCCTGTCCTATGCACAGGGCCGCCTGAGCTTTAGCGTGGTGCAGCAGCAGCAGGGCGGCTTTCTGAGCCGTGCCGTGCGGGGAGCAGGCAGCGGCGAATCGGCCTTTGGCACGCGGGTCAGCGGTACGGGTGAAGTGTGGACAGAGCCGACGCACAAGCATTTTATTTTTGCCACCATGGAAGGCCAGGACAGCATGCTCATTGATGACCGCGCCTACTACGCCGCGCAGGGATCACTAAAACTCAGCACCCACACGCATAAAAAGGTGCAAGGTGCCATGAGCGGCAACGGCCTGATGCAGCCCCGGTTGGACGGTGAGGGCCTGTTTGTGATCGAGTGCCCGGTCAGCGTGCATGAAGTAGAAGTATTGGACGTGCAGGCGGGCGAAACCGTGACCGTAGACGGCGACATGATGCTGATGTACACGGGCACGATGAACCCGCAGTTGGGCGCACTCGTAAAGGGCCTTCGTAACGCCGCCCGAAGCGGAGAAGGCTTCGTGTACACCTTGCAGGGGCCGGGGCAGGTGTTCCTGACACCGACCCACATCAGCGCAGGTAGCTTGGCCTGA
- a CDS encoding NAD(P)/FAD-dependent oxidoreductase, producing MQRLQRQWLFGVAEARFLSFTNERFRKAAESIGRKHLAAQVSDPALRARLTPTYRAGCKRILVSDDYYPALTQPNVALVTDAIREVRGSRIVTQDGKEREFDVLIGGTGFDATHPPVARIIFGAGGRSLMEGWNPHMQALHGTTIAGFPNLFMIVGPNTALGHNSIVYIAEAQIGYILDALTYMDASHLASLEPTPQAQAAYNAALQDKLSKSVWVQGGCTSYYLDDTGRNSTLWPERAASFRRALRHFDPALYRGQLSPVRLLPLLSRARARA from the coding sequence GTGCAGCGCCTTCAGCGGCAATGGCTGTTCGGTGTCGCGGAGGCGCGGTTCCTGTCGTTCACGAACGAACGGTTTCGCAAGGCCGCCGAGTCCATCGGGCGCAAGCATCTGGCAGCGCAGGTAAGCGACCCAGCCCTGCGTGCCCGGCTGACCCCGACCTACCGCGCAGGCTGTAAACGCATTCTGGTCAGCGACGACTACTACCCGGCCCTCACGCAGCCCAACGTGGCACTCGTCACCGACGCCATCAGGGAGGTACGCGGCAGCCGCATCGTCACGCAGGACGGCAAAGAGCGCGAATTCGATGTGCTGATCGGCGGCACGGGCTTCGACGCCACGCATCCCCCGGTGGCGAGGATTATTTTCGGGGCGGGTGGGCGCTCGCTGATGGAGGGTTGGAACCCGCATATGCAGGCGCTGCACGGTACCACCATCGCGGGCTTTCCCAACCTGTTCATGATCGTCGGGCCGAACACCGCGCTGGGGCACAACAGCATCGTGTACATCGCCGAGGCGCAGATCGGGTACATTCTGGACGCTCTGACGTATATGGACGCTTCTCACCTTGCCAGTTTGGAGCCGACCCCACAGGCGCAGGCGGCCTACAACGCAGCCCTTCAGGACAAGCTGAGCAAGTCGGTGTGGGTGCAGGGCGGCTGCACGTCCTATTACCTCGACGATACGGGCCGCAACAGCACCCTCTGGCCCGAACGTGCGGCGAGCTTTCGCAGGGCGCTAAGGCACTTCGACCCAGCGCTGTACCGGGGGCAGCTGAGCCCGGTGCGCCTGCTGCCGCTGCTGTCCAGAGCGCGGGCCAGAGCATGA
- a CDS encoding alpha/beta fold hydrolase, whose amino-acid sequence MSRLPPAVPPMPTFLSVSGVRTRHVALGDGPPLVLLHGIGQSLEDWHEVLAPLAERHRVYALDLIGFGLTDKPDVPYSLAGLARFVQHFLDAVGETRPATLIGNSLGGAVAQQFAVMYPERAARLVLVNSAGFGAEVTPLLRLLTVPRLGERLLRPHPRSTARVVRSIFRDSAFMTPERLQHAELVAEQPNRSRAYLSVARHLGTWRGIRPDWRDTLIRQLAARQLPTLLIWGEYDQILPAHHLRAAQNAYPHARSHLFKNTGHLPQVERAGEFSALVLGFINVPSLQETSLQENST is encoded by the coding sequence GTGTCCCGTCTCCCACCTGCCGTCCCCCCAATGCCCACCTTCCTGAGTGTCTCCGGCGTTCGCACCCGTCATGTCGCCCTCGGTGACGGCCCGCCTCTCGTGCTGCTGCACGGCATCGGCCAGAGCTTAGAGGACTGGCATGAGGTGCTTGCGCCGCTGGCTGAGCGTCACCGGGTGTACGCCCTCGACCTGATCGGCTTTGGCCTGACCGACAAGCCCGACGTGCCTTACTCGCTGGCTGGCCTCGCCCGCTTCGTCCAGCATTTCCTCGATGCTGTGGGCGAAACGCGGCCTGCCACCTTGATCGGCAATTCTCTGGGCGGCGCGGTGGCCCAGCAGTTCGCGGTGATGTACCCGGAGCGCGCCGCCCGTCTGGTACTGGTCAACAGCGCGGGCTTCGGCGCAGAAGTCACCCCCTTGCTGCGCCTGCTGACCGTTCCGCGCCTCGGTGAGCGGCTGCTGCGCCCTCATCCCCGCTCGACTGCCCGCGTCGTGCGTTCCATTTTCCGCGACTCAGCTTTCATGACCCCAGAGCGCCTGCAGCACGCCGAACTGGTAGCGGAACAACCCAACCGCAGCCGCGCCTACCTCAGCGTCGCCCGGCATCTCGGCACCTGGCGGGGCATCCGGCCAGACTGGCGGGACACGTTGATTCGGCAACTTGCAGCGCGTCAGCTTCCGACCCTGCTCATCTGGGGTGAATACGACCAGATTCTTCCGGCCCACCACCTCCGCGCCGCCCAGAATGCCTATCCGCACGCCCGCAGTCACCTGTTCAAGAACACCGGGCATCTGCCGCAGGTCGAACGGGCCGGAGAATTCAGCGCCCTCGTCCTCGGCTTCATCAACGTACCCAGCCTCCAAGAGACCAGCCTTCAGGAGAACTCCACATGA
- the hemA gene encoding glutamyl-tRNA reductase, with product MTLACPTARAFLAQPHAPHPTPLDFAVVGLNHQTAPIEVRERAAVRASEEEAILSHLSLHAREVMLLATCNRTEVYLAGVLGDPVAAFEGAWGHALASHLYVYRGEAAVDHLYRVAAGLDSLVIGETQIQGQVKRAWQAAHAQGLAGTVMNKVAQGALAAGKRVRTDTGLSDRVVSVSSAAVQLAEATLGDLTHRTALILGAGETAELTLTHLRAAGVKDVIVVNRTAERARALAERVGGRACATEYLHEVLPEADVVIASSSAPHYVLHGSGVREALQDRAGRPMLLIDISVPRILSPDIADVPGAHLSNLDDLTAVVNRNLEGRRAALPHADALLREASADLYRWHLTREAQRELAGRERAGRALAVASD from the coding sequence ATGACGCTGGCTTGCCCCACCGCCCGCGCCTTCCTGGCCCAGCCACACGCGCCGCACCCCACGCCGCTGGATTTTGCTGTCGTGGGCCTGAACCACCAGACCGCGCCCATAGAAGTGCGCGAGCGTGCGGCAGTGCGGGCCTCTGAAGAGGAAGCCATTCTGAGTCACCTGTCGCTGCATGCCCGCGAAGTGATGTTGCTGGCGACCTGCAACCGCACCGAGGTGTATCTGGCAGGCGTGCTGGGCGATCCTGTGGCCGCCTTCGAGGGCGCCTGGGGACACGCGCTGGCCTCTCACCTGTACGTGTACCGGGGCGAGGCCGCTGTAGACCACCTGTACCGGGTGGCGGCGGGCCTGGACAGCCTTGTCATCGGGGAAACGCAGATTCAGGGTCAGGTAAAACGGGCATGGCAGGCCGCCCACGCGCAGGGCCTCGCGGGCACGGTCATGAACAAGGTGGCGCAGGGTGCTTTGGCCGCAGGAAAGCGCGTTCGTACCGATACAGGCTTATCTGACCGTGTGGTCAGCGTATCGAGCGCCGCTGTGCAGCTGGCCGAAGCCACGCTGGGCGACCTGACGCACCGTACTGCCCTGATTCTGGGAGCCGGAGAAACCGCCGAGCTGACGCTGACCCACCTGCGGGCTGCCGGGGTGAAAGACGTGATCGTGGTGAACCGCACCGCCGAACGCGCCCGCGCCCTGGCCGAGCGGGTGGGAGGCCGGGCCTGCGCCACCGAATACTTGCACGAAGTCCTGCCCGAAGCCGACGTGGTGATCGCGTCCAGCAGCGCCCCGCATTACGTGCTGCACGGCAGCGGCGTGCGCGAAGCCCTGCAAGACCGGGCAGGCAGACCCATGCTGCTCATCGACATCAGCGTGCCGCGTATCCTCTCTCCCGATATTGCCGACGTGCCCGGCGCACATCTGAGCAACCTTGATGACCTGACGGCAGTGGTGAACCGCAATCTGGAGGGCCGCCGCGCCGCCCTGCCGCACGCCGACGCCCTGCTGCGCGAGGCCAGCGCCGACCTGTACCGCTGGCATCTGACACGGGAAGCCCAGCGGGAATTGGCAGGGCGGGAACGGGCGGGGCGGGCATTGGCCGTTGCCAGCGACTGA
- the cutA gene encoding divalent-cation tolerance protein CutA: MSLVVLVTVPPERAHELARTLVDERLAGCVNVVGGLHSVYRWQGDVVEDPETLLMIKTTGERYPELEARIKSLHPYEVPEIIALPFDRALPEFQLWLRDALEPTRG; this comes from the coding sequence ATGTCACTTGTCGTTCTGGTTACCGTTCCCCCCGAACGCGCACATGAATTGGCCCGTACCCTGGTTGATGAGCGCCTTGCCGGATGCGTCAACGTGGTGGGCGGCCTTCATAGCGTGTACCGATGGCAGGGCGACGTGGTCGAAGACCCCGAAACCTTGCTGATGATTAAAACCACTGGGGAGAGGTACCCCGAACTCGAAGCCCGGATCAAGTCGCTGCACCCCTACGAAGTGCCGGAAATCATCGCGCTCCCCTTTGACCGTGCTCTGCCCGAATTTCAACTCTGGCTGAGGGACGCCCTGGAGCCGACGCGGGGTTAA
- a CDS encoding SDR family oxidoreductase, with protein MNLPPYTFEGGVAVVTGAASGIGRALALQLAGQGSHLALIDRDEAGLTRLASDLGQAHPRLRVTAHTFDLSRTAEIPQLADDVLHVHRRVTLLINNAGVALGGTFEQITLEQFEWVQSVNFRAPVALVKAFLPALSAELFPQIVNVSSLYGLLGPVGQSAYAASKFAVRGFSEVLRHELAPRGIGVTVVHPGGVRTNIANNALTAPGTSAAEAEAGKEAMNRVLSLDPAVAATIILRAAERRTPRVLVGSDAKVLDVLTRLLPGTYWGILGSLMARRSGADVRGETR; from the coding sequence ATGAACTTGCCGCCGTACACGTTTGAGGGGGGAGTCGCTGTCGTCACGGGCGCGGCCAGCGGGATTGGCCGGGCGCTGGCCCTGCAACTGGCTGGGCAGGGCAGCCACCTTGCCCTCATTGACCGGGACGAGGCGGGCCTGACTAGGCTTGCCAGCGACCTAGGGCAGGCCCACCCCCGGCTGCGCGTCACAGCGCATACCTTCGACCTCAGCCGCACCGCCGAGATTCCGCAGCTTGCCGACGACGTGTTGCACGTTCACCGCCGCGTCACGCTGCTGATCAACAACGCGGGCGTGGCCCTCGGCGGCACCTTCGAGCAGATCACGCTGGAGCAGTTCGAGTGGGTGCAGAGCGTCAACTTCCGCGCTCCGGTGGCGCTGGTCAAGGCCTTTCTGCCTGCCCTGAGTGCGGAGCTTTTCCCGCAGATCGTGAATGTGTCCAGCCTGTACGGGCTGCTTGGCCCGGTGGGGCAGAGTGCCTATGCGGCCAGTAAGTTCGCGGTGCGGGGCTTTTCCGAGGTGCTGCGGCATGAGCTGGCCCCACGCGGCATCGGTGTGACGGTGGTGCATCCGGGGGGCGTCCGGACAAACATCGCCAACAACGCCCTGACTGCGCCGGGGACGAGTGCAGCGGAGGCCGAGGCCGGAAAGGAGGCCATGAACCGGGTGCTGAGCCTCGACCCGGCGGTAGCCGCCACCATCATCCTGCGGGCTGCCGAGCGCCGGACGCCGCGTGTGCTGGTCGGCAGCGACGCGAAAGTGCTGGACGTGCTGACGCGGCTGTTGCCCGGCACGTACTGGGGAATCTTAGGTTCACTGATGGCCCGCCGCAGTGGGGCGGATGTCAGGGGGGAGACTAGGTAG